In a genomic window of Macaca nemestrina isolate mMacNem1 chromosome 18, mMacNem.hap1, whole genome shotgun sequence:
- the LOC105491346 gene encoding 26S proteasome non-ATPase regulatory subunit 7 isoform X1, producing MPELAVQKVVVHPLVLLSVVDHFNRIGKVGNQKRVVGVLLGSWQKKVLDVSNSFAVPFDEDDKDDSVWFLDHDYLENMYGMFKKVNARERIVGWYHTGPKLHKNDIAINELMKRYCPNSVLVIIDVKPKDLGLPTEAYISVEEVHDDGTPTSKTFEHVTSEIGAEEAEEVGVEHLLRDIKDTTVGTLSQRITNQVHGLKGLNSKLLDIRSYLEKVATGKLPINHQIIYQLQDVFNLLPDVSLQEFVKAFYLKTNDQMVVVYLASLIRSVVALHNLINNKIANRDAEKKEGQEKEDSKKDRKEDKEKDKEKSDVKKEEKKEKK from the exons ATGCCGGAGCTGGCGGTGCAGAAGGTGGTGGTCCACCCCCTGGTGTTGCTCAGTGTGGTGGATCATTTCAACCG AATCGGCAAGGTTGGAAATCAGAAGCGCGTTGTTGGTGTGCTTTTGGGCTCATGGCAAAAGAAAGTACTTGATGTATCGAACAGTTTTGCAG ttCCTTTTGACGAAGATGACAAAGACGATTCTGTGTGGTTTTTAGACCATGATTATTTGGAAAACATGTATGGAATGTTTAAGAAAGTCAATG cCAGAGAAAGAATAGTTGGCTGGTACCACACAGGCCCTAAACTACACAAGAATGACATTGCCATCAACGAACTCATGAAAAGATACTGTCCTAATTCC GTATTGGTCATCATTGATGTGAAGCCGAAGGACCTAGGGCTGCCCACAGAAGCGTACATTTCAGTGGAAGAAGTCCACGAT GATGGAACCCCAACCTCAAAAACATTTGAACACGTGACCAGTGAAATTGGAGCAGAGGAAGCTGAGGAAGTTGGAGTTGAACACCTGTTACG AGACATCAAAGACACGACGGTGGGCACTCTGTCCCAGCGGATCACAAACCAGGTCCATGGTTTGAAGGGACTGAACTCCAAGCTTCTGGATATCAGGAGCTACCTGGAAAAAGTCGCCACAGGCAAGCTGCCCATCAACCACCAGATCATCTACCAGCTGCAGGACGTCTTCAACCTGCTGCCAGACGTCAGCCTGCAGGAGTTTGTCAAGGCCTTTTACCTGAAGACCAACGACCAGATGGTGGTAGTGTACTTGGCCTCGCTGATCCGTTCCGTGGTCGCCCTGCACAACCTCATCAACAACAAGATTGCCAACCGCGatgcagagaagaaagaagggcaggagaaagaagacagCAAAAAGGATAGGAAAGAGGACAAGGAGAAAGATAAGGAAAAGAGTGAtgtaaagaaagaggagaaaaaggagaaaaagtaa
- the LOC105491346 gene encoding 26S proteasome non-ATPase regulatory subunit 7 isoform X2 translates to MPELAVQKVVVHPLVLLSVVDHFNRIGKVGNQKRVVGVLLGSWQKKVLDVSNSFAVPFDEDDKDDSVWFLDHDYLENMYGMFKKVNARERIVGWYHTGPKLHKNDIAINELMKRYCPNSVLVIIDVKPKDLGLPTEAYISVEEVHDRHQRHDGGHSVPADHKPGPWFEGTELQASGYQELPGKSRHRQAAHQPPDHLPAAGRLQPAARRQPAGVCQGLLPEDQRPDGGSVLGLADPFRGRPAQPHQQQDCQPRCREERRAGERRQQKG, encoded by the exons ATGCCGGAGCTGGCGGTGCAGAAGGTGGTGGTCCACCCCCTGGTGTTGCTCAGTGTGGTGGATCATTTCAACCG AATCGGCAAGGTTGGAAATCAGAAGCGCGTTGTTGGTGTGCTTTTGGGCTCATGGCAAAAGAAAGTACTTGATGTATCGAACAGTTTTGCAG ttCCTTTTGACGAAGATGACAAAGACGATTCTGTGTGGTTTTTAGACCATGATTATTTGGAAAACATGTATGGAATGTTTAAGAAAGTCAATG cCAGAGAAAGAATAGTTGGCTGGTACCACACAGGCCCTAAACTACACAAGAATGACATTGCCATCAACGAACTCATGAAAAGATACTGTCCTAATTCC GTATTGGTCATCATTGATGTGAAGCCGAAGGACCTAGGGCTGCCCACAGAAGCGTACATTTCAGTGGAAGAAGTCCACGAT AGACATCAAAGACACGACGGTGGGCACTCTGTCCCAGCGGATCACAAACCAGGTCCATGGTTTGAAGGGACTGAACTCCAAGCTTCTGGATATCAGGAGCTACCTGGAAAAAGTCGCCACAGGCAAGCTGCCCATCAACCACCAGATCATCTACCAGCTGCAGGACGTCTTCAACCTGCTGCCAGACGTCAGCCTGCAGGAGTTTGTCAAGGCCTTTTACCTGAAGACCAACGACCAGATGGTGGTAGTGTACTTGGCCTCGCTGATCCGTTCCGTGGTCGCCCTGCACAACCTCATCAACAACAAGATTGCCAACCGCGatgcagagaagaaagaagggcaggagaaagaagacagCAAAAAGGATAG